One genomic region from Bactrocera tryoni isolate S06 chromosome 3, CSIRO_BtryS06_freeze2, whole genome shotgun sequence encodes:
- the LOC120771396 gene encoding 2-hydroxyacylsphingosine 1-beta-galactosyltransferase codes for MACRVWYGVALLFFATNIMAADILMVTMGGTKSHKIPFWELAKGLIHRGHNITFLNGFPSDFHINGLHEITPAGLVEYIQNYTNWDLLGSRMSGEMPLSMWDAFRYAFQSCDAMLEDAETKELMNRSFDLAILDGAFPECALGMVYQYKIPFMYMNTVGFYTGSLAKSGNPGSYAITPNFYSSFTDTMNIFQRAMNTGIQVFQDVMHKLVMAFVYRVMRERIDTNIPHPYDISKNVSFILQNGHAVVSYPRALNPNVAEIACIHCKPAKPLPKDLEEFIASAGESGFIYVSMGSSVKAANMPESLRRLLVKTFARLPYHVLWKYEGDASEMHDLTANVRLSRWLPQQDILGHHKLRAFVTHGGLLSMFETVYHGVPVVTMPVFCDHDVNSAKAEVDGYAIKLQLETLTVSQLYKSLMKVIHDPQYRNAARSRQRLLTDQRSTPLETSIYWTEYVLRHKGAYHLQSPARNMSWIQYYLIDVVALYVGAIYLIYYLLKRLFSRPEVMQHSIRHAHHKVKKLN; via the exons ATGGCGTGTCGAGTGTGGTATGGCGTGGCGTTGCTATTTTTTGCCACCAACATCATGGCTGCCGACATACTGATGGTCACAATGGGCGGCACCAAGTCACACAAAATACCCTTTTGGGAGCTGGCGAAAGGACTGATACACAG AGGTCACAACATAACATTTCTTAATGGTTTTCCATCGGATTTTCACATTAACGGTTTACACGAGATTACACCAGCTGGCTTGGTTGAGTACATACAAAACTATACGAACTGGGATTTATTGGGCTCACGTATGTCTGGTGAAATGCCTTTATCGATGTGGGACGCATTTCGATATGCGTTTCAA TCCTGCGATGCAATGCTGGAGGATGCCGAAACTAAGGAGCTCATGAATCGCAGCTTTGACTTAGCCATTCTGGATGGCGCCTTTCCCGAGTGTGCACTCGGCATGGTCTATCAATACAAAATACCGTTCATGTATATGAATACGGTGGGCTTCTATACCGGCAGTCTGGCAAAGTCCGGTAATCCCGGTTCGTATGCGATAACGCCGAATTTCTATTCAAGCTTTACGGACACGATGAATATCTTCCAGCGGGCGATGAACACCGGCATACAAGTCTTTCAGGATGTTATGCACAAG CTAGTCATGGCGTTCGTTTATCGCGTGATGCGCGAACGCATCGACACAAATATTCCGCATCCCTATGATATCTCGAAAAATGTCAGCTTCATACTGCAGAATGGCCACGCTGTCGTATCATATCCGCGTGCACTCAATCCGAACGTTGCCGAAATCGCCTGCATACACTGCAAGCCCGCTAAGCCGCTGCCTAAAGATCTCGAAGAGTTTATTGCTTCCGCGGGCGAATCGGGTTTCATTTATGTCTCGATGGGTTCTTCAGTGAAGGCCGCCAACATGCCGGAGTCGCTGCGTCGTTTGTTGGTGAAAACGTTCGCACGTCTGCCATATCATGTGCTTTGGAAGTATGAGGGTGATGCTTCGGAAATGCATGATCTCACGGCTAATGTGCGCCTGAGTCGCTGGTTGCCACAGCAGGATATTTTGGGGCATCACAAACTGCGCGCCTTCGTTACGCATGGCGGTTTGTTGAGCATGTTCGAGACGGTATACCATGGTGTGCCAGTTGTGACAATGCCAGTCTTCTGCGATCACGATGTGAACTCTGCCAAGGCGGAGGTGGATGGCTATGCGATCAAATTACAGTTGGAGACTCTAACTGTTAGTCAGCTTTACAAGAGCTTAATGAAGGTCATACATGATCCGCAGTATAGAAATGCGGCGAG ATCCCGCCAAAGATTGCTGACAGATCAGCGTAGTACTCCCTTGGAAACATCCATATATTGGACGGAATATGTTTTGCGTCACAAAGGAGCTTACCACTTGCAATCGCCGGCAAGAAATATGAG ttGGATCCAATACTACCTAATCGATGTAGTCGCACTCTACGTGGGCGCTATCTACCTAATCTACTATCTGCTGAAACGTTTATTCTCCCGCCCCGAAGTCATGCAACATAGCATACGCCATGCTCATCACAAAGTCAAAAAGCTCAACTAA